CGAGGGTGAAGCCAAGACCCCAGAGAGTGGCGACGAGGATGGCGAGGAAAGTATCGCGGAGACCCATGCGCGCTCCAAAACCGTCTAGGCGCGGCCGGACCGAGGTGTGAAGGGCCGCACCCTAACGCCTTCTCGCATTGGATTGAATAGGTTCCGTGCCGGCCGCCAGGGCATGCCCCGGGCCCAATAGTGAGCGCTAGGCGGCCTGCTTCGCCAGCGCCTCGTCGATGACGATACGGGCCACCGCCTTGGCGCGGCGGGCAGCGCTCTTGCGGCCGGCGACATGGGCCAGGCTGATGGCGCCTTCGACCAACAGCATCAGCTCTTCGGCGAGCCGCGCCGGGTCGGCGGCGCCGGCGGCGGCGGCGAGATCGCGGAGGTAGGCGCCGACGGCATGCTTGTGCTCGGCGGCGGCACGATGGGGCGGCGAATTCGGATCGCCGTATTCGGCAGCCGCATTGACAAAAGCGCAGCCGCGAAAATCGCCGTGATGAAACCACTCATCGAGGACATCGAAAAAGGCAAGCAAACGGTCCCGCGGCGCGTCCGCCCGGCGCGCGACTTCGGCGAAGGCCCAGTCGCGAAAGGCCGCGCTGCGGGCGGACAAAACCTCGAGGATCAGGTCGTCCTTGCTGCGGAAATGATTGTAGAGGGTCATCTTGGCGACCCCGGCCTCCTCGAGGATGCGATCGACCCCGGTGGCGTGGAACCCCTCGCGGCAGAACAGCCGGGTGGCGGCCGCGACCAACTGGTCTCGTTTGGACAGCGACATTGGGCCTCCTTAGACGAACTATTCTGTTTTATAGCATGTTCAGTTTTTCGTGAAAAGCAGATATTTGCGCTGACCGTGCCCGGATATCTAGGATTCTTATGTTCTGAGTAAGGACACGCCGGTCTTGAAAACAGAACGACCTGTCTATATATCCTATAACATTGCGGCTCAGCGGCCGTGGCCGTCGTCTCGCGCCTTGCAACAATTCACCGATCAGGAGGATTCCATGCCCCGTATCGGACCCGTTACCGCCGAGAATGCCCGACCGAATGTCCAGCGATCGCTCGACGGCGTCGCCGCGACCCTCGGCTTCACGCCCAATCTATTCCGCACATTCGCCCACTCGCCGGCGGTGCTCGAGGCCTATCTGGGCCTCGGCCGGTCGCTCAAGAACACCACCCTGACGGCGGCCCACCGCGAATCGATCGCGCTTACCGTCGCCGGCATCAACGGGTGCGATTATTGCGCCTCCGCTCATACCGCGGCGGGGCAGGGCGCCGGCCTCGACAACGCAGAACTCGTCGCCAATCTGGCCGGTGCCTCCAGCGACGGCGAACTGGTGGAGGTGGTGTTGGTTACCGCGGTCAACATCTTCACCAATTATTTCAACCATGTCGCCGGCACCGAAGTAGATTTCCCCTATGTCGCGAGCCGGCCTCAGGCGGCTGCGGAGTGAATAAATCGGGCGCTGGCCGGTCGTCTTGGGCCGCCGGCGCCCGTCCCGGAAAAGGGAGCGCGCCGCCATGGCACGAGAATTCATCAGCGATATCGCGTTCACGGCCGCGGTCAAGGCGGAACAGGAGCGGCATGGCTCTCGCGCGGGCTACCGCAAGGTGGCCGTGCGTCGTGATTGGCCGCAGACGGTGAGCGCCGATCTCGCGGCCTTCATCGCCGCGCGCGACTCGTTCTATCTCGCGACCTGCAACGCCGAAGGCCAGCCTTACATCCAGCACCGCGGCGGGCCCAAGGGTTTCCTCCGCGTGGTCGACGACCGAACCCTGGCGATCGCCGATTTCAGCGGAAATCGCCAATACATCACCATCGGCAACCTGGCCGAGAACGGCCAGGTGTTCCTGTTCCTGATGGACTACGCCAACCAGCAGCGGGTCAAGATCTGGGCCCGCGGTCGGGTCGACGACGATCCCGCCCTGCTCGAAAGTCTCGGCGACCCCGATTACGGTGGCCGTCCCGAGCGCGCCCTGGTGTTCGCGATCGAAGCCTGGGATGTCAATTGCCCGCAGCACATCACCCGGCGCTTTACCGAGCCCGAGATCGCCGGCGCGGTGCAGAAGTTGCAGCAGCGCATCGCCGATCTGGAGACGGAAATCGAGGCGCTGCGGGCGCCGAAAGACTGACTGCACAAGGACTTGCATTATTTCCGGCGGGCGGTGGCCGGCATTCGGCAGCCGCGGA
This region of Alphaproteobacteria bacterium genomic DNA includes:
- a CDS encoding TetR/AcrR family transcriptional regulator — translated: MSLSKRDQLVAAATRLFCREGFHATGVDRILEEAGVAKMTLYNHFRSKDDLILEVLSARSAAFRDWAFAEVARRADAPRDRLLAFFDVLDEWFHHGDFRGCAFVNAAAEYGDPNSPPHRAAAEHKHAVGAYLRDLAAAAGAADPARLAEELMLLVEGAISLAHVAGRKSAARRAKAVARIVIDEALAKQAA
- a CDS encoding pyridoxamine 5'-phosphate oxidase yields the protein MAREFISDIAFTAAVKAEQERHGSRAGYRKVAVRRDWPQTVSADLAAFIAARDSFYLATCNAEGQPYIQHRGGPKGFLRVVDDRTLAIADFSGNRQYITIGNLAENGQVFLFLMDYANQQRVKIWARGRVDDDPALLESLGDPDYGGRPERALVFAIEAWDVNCPQHITRRFTEPEIAGAVQKLQQRIADLETEIEALRAPKD
- a CDS encoding carboxymuconolactone decarboxylase family protein gives rise to the protein MPRIGPVTAENARPNVQRSLDGVAATLGFTPNLFRTFAHSPAVLEAYLGLGRSLKNTTLTAAHRESIALTVAGINGCDYCASAHTAAGQGAGLDNAELVANLAGASSDGELVEVVLVTAVNIFTNYFNHVAGTEVDFPYVASRPQAAAE